gattttgctTTGTACATTATATATACTGTTTTCAGGGGCAGAATTAGGATTTAGTGTGTTTGGAGAGGCGATTGATCACAAAGTATGTGGTAGTGTGAAGTGAAAAATTAGAGTGAGACTATATAAGTATTGGGATTTGGAAGgataatttcaataaaaattttagaatttttttatttttgagaatcTGGGggcaattttaattatatatatataattataaatatttatataccaTATGAGTTTTTTGGAAACCACCCCCTAACTTACATGTAGACATGTAGTTCCGCTCCTGACTATTTTAGAGTGATTGTTGGGACACCTGCCTTCTTTAATTTATgtatatctttattttattaataaaactataatgaaaaatatgaatGGAGTGGCATTTATTGATCGATtgaaaataagttataaaatggttataaaaaaaaataattgtaagtcTTTAATTTGAGTTCTcaataattttagacttgtagatCACTTACAATTAGTTCCAACCACTTGTGACACATATGCACCTACCattttatgttcaaaacaatttaaaaatttttatgttcaaaacaattttatgttcaaaataattttcttgatgTGGTGGTGTCACGtgactaattaaaaaaaatttaaatatatattcaaaacaaatgTCTTAGATTTCTTCTACtattttatgtttgtgttttaatttttttttaaaatttttttaaatataagacGTGGCAATTCCATCAAGGAGGCATAGTGATCAGTGGTATAAATTAAGGGGCTTTTGTATATaaatctgatatatatatatatatatatatatatatatatatatatatatatatatatatatattacactatattttGGAAGTGTGAAACTTTGCATGCCCCTAGGAAGCAACACATCTACTCATCCAATATTCTACTattaaattcacattaaagatatatatgtaatatttaattTGAAGTTATTAAAGGAAGAACATGAGTATTTTTAATGTAGGTCACGATTTTCATTTCAAGCTAGTAGAGTTCTAGTTTTCCTAGCACGTATCTTTTTAGATATGTTAACTCAtgcctttttaaaatttgtaatcaatgggtttataaagatatatatatatatatatatatattttataccgAGGGTTGAAGTTtcgaattcaaatttttcatttgaaaaatcgATCATATGCTATCAGGTCATTAATTAGATTATTAGCGAATTTATAAAGATTATTGAACTTTAGAGAGAATGCTAAAGcgttaataatttttcattcttgCTGGTCAATGTTACTTTGACACACTATTTAAAGAGCTTTTAGCATTTCTCCACTCAAGTTTATAAGAGTTTTCATCAccataataaaacaattaaaggGGAGTACGGGAGAGAAGATCAATTATAAACATGCATCTCAacacatcttatctcatcatcatcacatcaaatcatattatttaataaatttaattttataaaatttatttataaacagaTCTATATAGTTCTCGATTCATATCTAATAGGtttcattcaataaattatttagTTCTTCGTGGCACGCACAAGTGATCTGCTTGTAATTAGTGCATGTCATGTTATATGAAATAGAAAGATATTGTATATATAGAAAGTGGAAGGCAGATTTGCTTTTACAAGCTGGATCATAGATTAATAATTCCATGAAAAGCAAAAGGAGAAGCGAAAAGGGGCCCTCAGCCTCAAGCAATCCTACATCACcgtatatatatgattaattgcGTAAATTTATGCATGCAGGAGTGTCTGCAACTAGGTAGCTTTAATTTCCATCCCCTTCCCACCGCTTTCCTATAACCCATTCACCATCGACTCACTCTTTTACAACATATAGTAATTAATTAGTACTACGTGAAAAGATCAGGTAGTGGTCATGGAAGTTAAAAGATCATCAGTGATCAAGCCACAGCTCAAGAAAAATTTGTGGAAGGCAGAAGAGGACTTGATTCTGAAAAATTATGTGGAAACTCATGGTGAAGGCAACTGGGCTACTGTCTCCGACAGATCGGGTAACAATTCTTTCCCCTTTCTAGCTAATGTACTCTATTAAATTTACATGACTAtcagtaactctctctctctctctctctctctctctctctctctctctctctcaggttTAATGAGGGGAGGAAAGAGTTGCAGGCTCAGATGGAAGAATTACCTGAGACCTAACATTAAACGAGGTGAGATGTCCGAAGAGGAAGAGGATCTTATCATCCGAATGCATAAGCTTCTGGGCAACAGGTAATTGTGACAGCTTGTTTGCTTTTTCCTGCAAAACCAGCCCCCAATTCGACTGGAAATCTTTAGTTTTTACAATCCCATTACTCGCTTCGATCCGTTAAATAATTAAGATAATTTCTCACACTGAATTAAGACAGTAGAAAAGCACAAAACAGGCTGCGCTGGTGGATCAAACAGGCTTCGATACAGTCAAACCAACATATACTGGTCATGATTGGTcaatcttttattttgtttaacgCAGGTGGTCACTGATTGCTGGTCGGCTTCCTGGTCGGACAGATAATGAAGTGAAGAACTACTGGAATACCCATTTGAACAAGAAATGCGTTCCAGGCAAAAGAAAAGCAACCGACCCAGACCACCACCAACATGAAGAAAACGACGAGATCAACCTgaacaagaaaaagaagttaAGTCCATTGTGCCACTCTGAGTCCAGTACTGAAAGTGCAGGTTTGATAAGGACAGAATCTGTAAGTTTGAATGGAAGGAAAGAAGAGAAGGATCAGGAGAGCACTGTCACAGATCCCAACTGGATGGAGATCACAGACAGCTTCAACTATGACATAGATCAGTATCCGATACTGCCCGGAAAGAATGCAACTTTCGTTTTTGACGATGAACCTCTCGCAGCTTACTTGGATTCTTTTGTCTTGTTTGAACCATTTGGATGCGATGGGGGAGGAGGCGCAGTACGCACAGATGCAATCAATCATGTAGTGACGAATAATTATTAGATAGAATCATGTACAGGTATAAATTGTATTTTCTGATATTTAATGATCTGTGTGCTAGATGTCATATACTCACGTCTCAAACATATTTTGGGATCGTGAGCCACCTGATATATATACTGAAGGCCAATTCCATTCTTGGTATGGTAGCTAGCTAGCCAAGGGTGAGCACTTCCAGCAAGTAGTAGCAACTACAATGAGTTGGCAGTGCCAAAATCACGAGCTTTTTCCCTGCCCTGTTGGCAAGGTGAATATGCAGTTGCGGTACAATGATCATGTTTTGTTTGCATGTGATTCCTGATGTCCATTTTTACTTTTCAGATGTGCCCTGCAACCTGAAGAAAAGAGTGCCATATTTGactaatgagatgagaaagagaaattatcaaaaacttttataattttgttcttaaatatcaatcaaatataattttttttaatttcaaatttttaatttttttatttaaataattttactactatttattaaccattttatcactatttataaaattctgaAAATATCCAAAATGTCTAAACCTTCCCTTGTAACTCAGTACTGcaaaatttaggacaaaatAGGTTCCAGGTTAAATatagtgggaaaaaaaaaatgtaattgcCCACGTAGCATTTCTATGAGAATGTCTGCTTAATTTATGTACGCATGCATCCAAGTTCTTGTGAAATCATCACTagcacaaaaaat
The genomic region above belongs to Carya illinoinensis cultivar Pawnee chromosome 4, C.illinoinensisPawnee_v1, whole genome shotgun sequence and contains:
- the LOC122308400 gene encoding transcription factor MYB82-like, which translates into the protein MEVKRSSVIKPQLKKNLWKAEEDLILKNYVETHGEGNWATVSDRSGLMRGGKSCRLRWKNYLRPNIKRGEMSEEEEDLIIRMHKLLGNRWSLIAGRLPGRTDNEVKNYWNTHLNKKCVPGKRKATDPDHHQHEENDEINLNKKKKLSPLCHSESSTESAGLIRTESVSLNGRKEEKDQESTVTDPNWMEITDSFNYDIDQYPILPGKNATFVFDDEPLAAYLDSFVLFEPFGCDGGGGAVRTDAINHVVTNNY